The Gemmatimonadales bacterium genome contains a region encoding:
- a CDS encoding chemotaxis protein CheW, whose protein sequence is MADSTTLHAVVFRIGALICAAPAGIVREILPRLPATRIPGVAQAIEGLVNVRGTLLTVLDGHVLLQQARREEDEGAIVVLEVAGKRYGLGVGQVLDFLEVPERSVSPRADLPGVDPRLVRAVGLQDGRHFILLDVDALFAPIIGS, encoded by the coding sequence ATGGCTGACTCCACTACGCTGCACGCCGTCGTTTTTCGGATCGGTGCGCTAATTTGCGCGGCTCCGGCAGGGATCGTGCGGGAGATCCTGCCGCGCCTCCCGGCCACCCGGATCCCGGGCGTCGCACAAGCGATCGAAGGACTGGTCAACGTCCGGGGCACCCTCCTCACCGTTCTCGACGGCCACGTCCTCCTCCAGCAGGCTCGGCGGGAGGAGGACGAAGGCGCGATTGTGGTCCTGGAGGTCGCGGGCAAGCGCTACGGACTCGGGGTGGGGCAGGTGCTCGACTTCCTCGAGGTGCCGGAGCGCTCGGTGTCCCCGCGCGCCGACCTCCCGGGAGTCGATCCCCGGCTGGTGCGCGCGGTCGGCCTGCAGGACGGCCGGCATTTCATTTTGCTCGACGTGGATGCGCTGTTCGCGCCGATCATCGGCAGCTAA
- the ileS gene encoding isoleucine--tRNA ligase, translating to MAFPSWPKLTPDKLEQEQLALWKAEGLFQRTLEANRAGRPYVFFEGPPTANGRPGIHHVFARTIKDLVCRFHAMQGESVTRIAGWDTHGLPVEIEVEKELKLSGKKDIERFGVAEFNARARKSVFKYQSEWENLSDRIGYWLDYEHPYITCSNDYIETVWWLLHRLHQRELLYRGHRVLPYCPRCGTVLSSHELAQGYEQVTTNSIYVTFPLADDPARQLLVWTTTPWTLLSNVAVAVHPDQEYGEYQVGDRRLILATARASLPSSSQKGAPSFADLGARRTFPGRELVGLRYSRPLEVVPLPEDKAARLIVPGDFVTAEDGSGLVHLAPAFGADDYQAGVEHDLALARPVAADGTFVGTSWPEIEGRLVTARETNDLIIQRLKQEGRWHLTQPYEHTYPHCWRCDSPLIYYARDSWFIRTSAVKDRMLEINRTVDWHPPEVGAGRFGEWLENNVDWALSRDRYWGTPLPVWVCDREPSHIEVIGSYAALAERWGKPLPAAFDPHKPEIDGYVWTCDCGGSMRRTPEVIDTWFDSGAMPYAQWHYPFEHQEEFAAHFPADFICEGVDQTRGWFYSLLAIATTAFDSLAYRHVIVNELVLDPEGQKMSKSKGNVVDPWQAIAEFGADTIRLYLLASSQVWLPKRFDRRTIPDVAGKFFNALENSYEFLARYAGELRPGAAPPLAERPLVDRWLLSRLDSTIEAVTAAWTEYDATAGVRAVMDFVIEDLSKWYVRVNRGRFWAVDSVADPAAVATLHEALTAVSRLLAPAAPFVSDWIHRALQGTSVHLAGFPVAAGRRDEALEAAMDAVRRLASLARAVRNERRLPVRQPLARMQVAVPAAVRGPGFDRLLSLLQLEVNVRGVEVVASDGELVRLRPKPNFRSLGKRYGKRTPAVAAAAAGLAPEQLRGLEQGVAATLEVDGEAATYLPEDVVVEREVASDWVVASEGAFVVALDPRLTSELRLEGTAREVVNRVQRLRKEAGYVFTDRIALWIDGDDGVLDAVRAHAEFIRGETLTRRLELGTRAPAPDLEHQVDIDGRGMVLGVQRHADGRGGAGPEPRDRE from the coding sequence TCTCCCGGTGGAGATCGAGGTCGAAAAGGAGCTCAAGCTCAGCGGAAAGAAGGATATCGAGCGGTTCGGCGTGGCCGAGTTCAACGCCCGCGCGCGGAAGAGCGTGTTCAAGTATCAGTCCGAGTGGGAGAACCTCTCCGACCGGATCGGCTATTGGCTGGACTACGAGCATCCCTATATCACCTGCAGCAACGACTACATCGAGACGGTGTGGTGGCTGCTGCACCGGCTGCACCAGCGGGAGCTGCTCTACCGGGGGCACCGGGTGCTGCCCTATTGCCCCCGCTGCGGCACGGTGCTCTCCAGCCATGAGCTGGCGCAGGGCTACGAGCAGGTTACCACCAACTCCATCTACGTCACCTTCCCGCTGGCCGATGACCCTGCCCGGCAGCTCCTCGTCTGGACCACCACGCCGTGGACCCTGCTCTCCAACGTCGCGGTGGCGGTGCACCCCGACCAGGAGTATGGCGAGTACCAGGTGGGTGACCGCCGGCTGATCCTGGCCACCGCGCGTGCCTCGCTGCCGAGTAGCTCGCAGAAGGGTGCGCCGAGCTTCGCCGACCTGGGCGCGCGCCGGACGTTCCCGGGCCGCGAGCTGGTCGGTCTCCGGTATTCCCGCCCGCTCGAGGTCGTGCCGCTTCCGGAGGACAAGGCCGCTCGGCTGATCGTCCCGGGCGACTTCGTCACCGCCGAGGACGGGTCGGGCCTGGTGCACCTGGCCCCGGCGTTCGGCGCGGACGACTACCAGGCCGGTGTGGAGCACGACCTGGCGCTGGCCCGGCCGGTGGCCGCCGACGGCACCTTCGTCGGAACCTCCTGGCCGGAAATCGAAGGGCGTCTGGTGACCGCGCGGGAAACCAACGATCTCATCATTCAGCGGCTCAAGCAGGAGGGTCGCTGGCATCTCACCCAGCCGTACGAGCATACCTACCCGCACTGCTGGCGCTGCGATAGTCCGCTGATCTACTACGCCCGGGACTCCTGGTTCATCCGCACCTCCGCGGTCAAGGACCGGATGCTGGAGATCAACCGGACGGTGGACTGGCATCCGCCCGAGGTTGGAGCCGGCCGGTTCGGCGAGTGGCTGGAGAACAACGTGGACTGGGCGCTCTCCCGCGATCGCTACTGGGGCACGCCGCTGCCGGTGTGGGTCTGCGATCGGGAGCCCAGTCACATCGAGGTGATCGGCAGCTACGCCGCGCTCGCCGAGCGATGGGGCAAGCCGCTGCCGGCGGCGTTCGACCCGCACAAGCCGGAGATCGACGGCTACGTCTGGACCTGCGACTGCGGCGGCAGCATGCGGCGGACACCGGAGGTGATCGACACCTGGTTCGACTCCGGCGCCATGCCGTACGCCCAGTGGCACTATCCGTTCGAGCACCAAGAGGAGTTCGCCGCCCACTTCCCGGCCGATTTCATCTGCGAAGGAGTCGATCAGACCCGCGGCTGGTTCTACTCGCTGCTGGCCATCGCGACGACGGCGTTCGACAGCCTGGCCTACCGGCACGTCATCGTCAACGAGCTGGTCCTCGACCCCGAGGGCCAGAAGATGTCCAAGAGCAAGGGCAATGTGGTCGACCCGTGGCAGGCGATCGCCGAGTTCGGCGCCGACACCATCCGGCTCTACCTGCTGGCTTCGAGCCAGGTCTGGCTCCCCAAGCGGTTCGACCGCCGCACCATTCCGGATGTCGCCGGGAAGTTCTTCAACGCCCTGGAGAACAGCTACGAGTTCCTCGCGCGCTACGCCGGGGAGTTGCGCCCGGGCGCCGCGCCTCCCCTGGCGGAGCGCCCGCTGGTGGACCGATGGCTGCTCAGCCGATTGGACAGCACCATCGAGGCGGTCACCGCAGCCTGGACCGAGTACGACGCGACCGCGGGCGTCCGCGCCGTGATGGATTTCGTGATCGAAGATCTCTCCAAATGGTACGTGCGAGTCAATCGGGGCCGCTTCTGGGCCGTCGACAGCGTGGCCGATCCGGCGGCGGTGGCCACGCTCCACGAGGCGCTCACGGCCGTAAGCCGCCTGCTCGCCCCGGCCGCCCCCTTCGTGAGCGATTGGATCCACCGTGCCCTGCAGGGAACTTCCGTCCACCTTGCCGGGTTTCCCGTTGCTGCCGGCAGACGGGACGAGGCGCTGGAAGCCGCGATGGACGCCGTCCGCCGGCTCGCCTCGCTGGCGCGTGCCGTGCGAAACGAGCGCCGCCTTCCGGTCCGGCAGCCGCTGGCCCGGATGCAGGTGGCAGTGCCGGCGGCGGTGCGCGGGCCAGGCTTCGACCGACTCCTGAGCCTGCTCCAGCTCGAGGTCAACGTGAGAGGGGTCGAGGTGGTCGCCTCGGACGGAGAGCTGGTGCGGCTCCGTCCCAAGCCCAACTTCCGTTCCCTGGGCAAGCGTTACGGCAAGCGGACGCCGGCTGTCGCGGCCGCGGCAGCCGGACTCGCGCCGGAGCAGCTCCGGGGACTGGAGCAGGGGGTCGCGGCCACACTGGAAGTGGACGGCGAGGCGGCCACCTATCTGCCCGAAGACGTCGTGGTGGAACGCGAGGTGGCCAGCGATTGGGTGGTGGCCAGCGAGGGCGCCTTCGTCGTGGCCCTCGATCCGCGGCTCACCTCCGAGCTCAGGCTGGAGGGCACGGCGCGGGAGGTGGTGAACCGGGTGCAGCGGCTTCGGAAGGAGGCCGGCTACGTGTTCACCGATCGGATCGCCTTGTGGATCGACGGGGATGATGGGGTGCTTGACGCGGTGCGCGCCCACGCCGAGTTCATTCGGGGCGAGACGCTCACCCGTCGGCTGGAGCTGGGGACGCGTGCCCCGGCGCCGGATCTGGAGCACCAGGTGGACATCGATGGTCGCGGTATGGTGCTCGGAGTGCAACGTCACGCGGACGGCCGGGGTGGCGCCGGCCCAGAACCCAGGGATCGGGAATGA
- the lspA gene encoding signal peptidase II → MASVVDAPDLGSERRVFWAAAIATVGLDLITKLIAEATLLRTPGVSVFGDWFQLRLVYNQGAAFGLHVGPYSRWIFFSVALVAVFVLARMSRSGPAGDRFRQLALGLVAGGAGGNLLDRIRSSRGVVDFLDVGIGALRWPTFNVADIAVSCGAIALAISLWREDARRPETESASAA, encoded by the coding sequence ATGGCAAGCGTCGTTGACGCTCCCGATCTCGGCAGCGAGCGCCGGGTGTTCTGGGCCGCCGCCATCGCCACGGTGGGGCTGGACCTGATCACCAAGCTCATCGCCGAGGCGACCCTGCTCCGGACGCCCGGCGTGTCGGTCTTCGGGGACTGGTTTCAGCTTCGCCTGGTGTACAACCAGGGCGCCGCGTTCGGGCTGCACGTCGGCCCCTATTCGCGGTGGATCTTCTTTTCGGTCGCCCTGGTGGCCGTATTCGTGCTCGCGCGGATGTCGCGCAGCGGGCCGGCCGGCGACCGCTTCCGCCAACTCGCCCTCGGGCTGGTGGCCGGTGGGGCGGGGGGCAACCTGCTGGACCGGATCCGCAGCTCCCGCGGCGTGGTCGATTTCCTCGACGTCGGGATCGGCGCCCTTCGCTGGCCGACGTTCAACGTCGCCGACATCGCCGTGAGCTGCGGCGCGATCGCGCTGGCCATCTCCCTCTGGCGGGAGGACGCCCGCCGTCCCGAGACAGAGTCCGCTTCGGCTGCCTGA
- a CDS encoding response regulator translates to MSHTVLVCDDAIFMRTMISDILSQAGFEVVGEAESGSQAVAKYRQLKPDLVTMDIVMPDMGGIEAVREICKTDPEAKILMCSAMGQQALVVEAIQAGAKDFVVKPFQPSRVLEAVQRVLG, encoded by the coding sequence GTGAGCCATACGGTGCTCGTCTGCGATGACGCCATCTTCATGCGCACGATGATCAGCGACATTCTGAGCCAGGCCGGGTTTGAGGTCGTCGGGGAGGCGGAGTCGGGCAGTCAGGCCGTCGCCAAGTACCGGCAGCTCAAGCCCGACCTGGTCACCATGGACATCGTGATGCCGGACATGGGCGGGATCGAGGCCGTGCGGGAGATCTGCAAGACGGACCCCGAGGCCAAGATCCTCATGTGCAGCGCTATGGGACAACAGGCGCTGGTGGTCGAGGCCATCCAGGCGGGCGCCAAGGATTTCGTGGTCAAGCCATTCCAACCTTCCCGCGTTCTCGAGGCGGTGCAGCGCGTCCTGGGCTGA
- a CDS encoding chemotaxis protein CheA, protein MDVSKYAALFLDESREHLSGCNQLLLEWEREPAASEPVGGLFRSIHTIKGMAATMGYAGVAQLAHRMENLLDLLRQAKLPAGPGIFQLLFRAVDALGRAVEDAAAGKDSSAEELEAELDAAAGGEPSAAVSLAAPAPAARPVRVALRADALMRGARATLVVRRAEALGRVTAVRPPLAHFDRDDFDGRFSFRLLTSATETEIAAALRTAGDVDQVRFDEGPAEAAMVTRARQIRVDLRRLDALMKQVGELVVAKNRLAVFASASGDESLVVLGDRISKLVSGMQAEVIAARMTPVGDVFERFPRLVRDLARDLGKRIRFEMEGEEIELDRSILDEVGDPLLHLIRNAADHGIEPPAERVAAGKPPEGRILLSASRERNSVALRITDDGRGVDRAAIAAKARDEGVAGVVSAADGEGLTDDLLLRLLARPGFSTAQTVSGVSGRGVGVDVAMTRVRALGGTLEVKTEVGRGTTFVIRVPLTLAIVRALLADAAGERYAVPLAYVAETVEFDPRSVTAVRNREALVVREQVIPTVHLSQLVRPGADRASSPRRPTLILEVGERRTALVVDRLLGQQDIVVEPFDAPRGMPPFVGGATILADGAPALILDAAALL, encoded by the coding sequence GTGGACGTCTCGAAGTATGCCGCCCTGTTTCTGGACGAGAGCCGCGAGCATCTGAGCGGCTGCAACCAGCTGCTGCTCGAGTGGGAGCGGGAGCCGGCCGCGAGCGAGCCCGTCGGCGGGTTGTTCCGCTCGATCCACACGATCAAGGGAATGGCGGCGACGATGGGCTACGCCGGTGTGGCCCAGCTGGCCCACCGGATGGAGAATCTGCTCGACCTGCTCCGCCAGGCGAAGCTGCCCGCCGGACCCGGAATATTTCAGCTCCTGTTCCGCGCGGTGGATGCGCTCGGGCGGGCGGTGGAGGATGCGGCCGCGGGGAAGGACAGCTCGGCCGAGGAGCTCGAGGCCGAGCTTGACGCCGCGGCTGGAGGCGAGCCCTCGGCCGCGGTGTCGCTGGCCGCGCCGGCGCCGGCCGCCCGTCCGGTCCGGGTCGCGCTCCGGGCCGACGCCCTGATGCGGGGCGCCCGCGCCACCCTGGTGGTGCGGCGGGCCGAGGCGCTGGGCCGGGTCACCGCGGTTCGTCCTCCGCTGGCCCACTTCGACCGGGATGACTTCGACGGGCGGTTCTCCTTCCGTCTCCTGACGAGCGCCACCGAAACCGAGATCGCTGCGGCCCTGCGCACCGCCGGTGATGTCGATCAGGTGCGGTTCGACGAAGGACCGGCCGAAGCCGCGATGGTCACTCGGGCCCGCCAGATCCGAGTCGACCTGCGCCGGCTGGACGCGCTGATGAAGCAGGTCGGAGAGCTGGTGGTGGCGAAGAACCGGCTCGCCGTCTTCGCCAGCGCCAGCGGGGACGAGAGCCTGGTCGTTCTGGGTGACCGGATCTCCAAGCTGGTGTCCGGCATGCAGGCCGAGGTGATCGCCGCGCGGATGACTCCGGTGGGCGACGTGTTCGAACGCTTCCCCCGGCTGGTCCGCGATCTGGCCCGCGACCTGGGCAAGCGCATCCGGTTCGAGATGGAGGGCGAGGAGATCGAGCTCGACCGCTCCATCCTGGACGAGGTCGGTGATCCGCTGCTTCACCTGATCCGCAACGCTGCCGATCATGGAATCGAGCCGCCCGCCGAACGGGTCGCGGCCGGGAAGCCGCCCGAGGGCCGGATCCTGCTCTCGGCCAGCCGCGAGCGAAACAGCGTGGCGCTCAGGATCACCGACGACGGGCGGGGTGTCGATCGCGCTGCGATCGCCGCCAAGGCGCGAGACGAGGGCGTGGCCGGTGTCGTCTCGGCGGCCGATGGAGAGGGGCTCACCGACGACCTGCTGCTTCGGCTCCTCGCCCGGCCCGGCTTCAGCACCGCGCAGACCGTGAGCGGCGTGTCCGGCCGGGGCGTCGGCGTCGATGTCGCCATGACCCGGGTGCGCGCGCTGGGCGGGACCCTCGAGGTGAAGACCGAGGTCGGGCGCGGGACCACCTTCGTCATCCGGGTGCCGCTCACGCTGGCCATCGTCCGCGCGCTCCTGGCCGACGCCGCGGGCGAGCGGTACGCCGTTCCGCTCGCCTATGTAGCCGAGACGGTGGAGTTCGATCCGCGATCGGTCACCGCGGTGCGGAATCGCGAGGCGCTGGTGGTGCGGGAGCAGGTGATCCCGACGGTCCATCTCAGCCAGCTGGTGCGGCCCGGCGCCGATCGCGCCTCGTCCCCCCGGCGACCGACCCTGATCCTCGAGGTGGGCGAGCGCCGCACCGCGCTGGTGGTGGACCGGCTGCTGGGACAGCAGGACATCGTGGTCGAGCCGTTCGACGCCCCCCGTGGGATGCCGCCGTTCGTCGGTGGCGCGACCATCCTGGCCGACGGCGCCCCGGCGCTGATCCTCGACGCCGCAGCGCTGCTGTAG
- a CDS encoding TraR/DksA C4-type zinc finger protein, with amino-acid sequence MNKKQLTHLEKRLLEERARVMKELGYYDESFNATLQSSDGDLSSYSFHMADQGTDAMEREKQFLFASQEGRYLWHVNEALRRLYGTPDKFGHCHTCGQEINFERLDALPHARLCITCKEKEEDGKRR; translated from the coding sequence ATGAACAAGAAACAGCTTACGCACCTGGAGAAGCGTCTCCTGGAAGAGCGGGCCCGCGTGATGAAGGAGCTCGGGTACTACGACGAGTCCTTCAACGCGACCCTGCAGTCTTCCGACGGTGATCTTTCGTCCTACTCGTTCCACATGGCGGACCAGGGCACCGACGCCATGGAACGGGAAAAGCAGTTCCTCTTCGCCTCGCAGGAGGGGCGATATCTCTGGCATGTGAACGAGGCGCTCCGCCGGCTCTACGGCACCCCGGACAAGTTCGGGCATTGCCATACCTGCGGCCAGGAGATCAACTTCGAGCGGCTCGACGCGCTTCCCCACGCGCGGCTCTGCATCACCTGCAAAGAGAAAGAGGAAGATGGCAAGCGTCGTTGA
- a CDS encoding RluA family pseudouridine synthase: MAVPATERLDRFLADQLGLSRTQAARLVADRAVEVDGKPARASRVLVRGERVTIHFPEHEPPRTLQPASIPLTVVFEDEHLAVIDKPAGLVVHPAPGHWDDTLVNALVARGTTLSGGAEGRPGIVHRLDRDTSGLMVVAKTDLAHRRLGAAIAARRVRRTYAALAWGHLDASPTVIEAPLARHPQDRKRMAVLPTGRLARTDASVVARFGVADLLRLELHSGRTHQIRVHLAHLGHPVVGDPVYGGGGSRRISGPPRRTAEALERATPRQALHAAALAFRHPATSEPLEFRSEWPSDLRPALVAVGGEDLVARPDPLGYLVFFNRDG; this comes from the coding sequence GTGGCCGTCCCGGCCACCGAGCGGTTGGACCGATTCCTGGCCGACCAGCTGGGACTCTCTCGAACCCAGGCGGCGCGCCTGGTTGCCGACCGCGCCGTCGAGGTCGACGGCAAGCCGGCCCGCGCCTCCCGGGTGCTGGTCCGGGGCGAGCGAGTCACCATCCACTTTCCCGAGCACGAGCCCCCCCGTACTCTCCAACCTGCGTCGATCCCCCTCACCGTCGTGTTCGAGGACGAGCATCTGGCGGTGATCGACAAGCCTGCCGGCCTGGTGGTACATCCGGCGCCGGGCCACTGGGACGACACCCTGGTGAACGCGCTGGTGGCCCGGGGCACTACGCTGTCCGGGGGCGCCGAAGGACGTCCCGGCATCGTGCACCGACTGGATCGCGACACCTCCGGCCTCATGGTGGTGGCCAAGACCGACCTGGCGCATCGCCGGCTGGGCGCCGCGATCGCGGCTCGGCGGGTCCGCCGGACCTACGCGGCCCTCGCGTGGGGGCATCTCGATGCCAGCCCCACGGTGATCGAGGCCCCGCTCGCCCGGCACCCGCAGGACCGGAAGCGAATGGCGGTTCTTCCGACGGGTCGGCTGGCGCGCACCGATGCGTCGGTCGTGGCCCGCTTCGGGGTGGCGGATCTCCTCCGCCTGGAGCTGCATTCCGGCCGGACCCATCAGATCCGGGTGCACCTGGCGCATCTGGGTCACCCCGTGGTCGGGGATCCGGTGTACGGCGGCGGTGGCAGCCGGCGGATCTCCGGTCCTCCGCGCCGGACTGCCGAGGCGCTCGAGCGGGCCACTCCCCGCCAGGCGCTACACGCGGCCGCTCTGGCATTCCGCCACCCCGCTACCTCCGAACCACTCGAATTCCGCTCGGAGTGGCCCTCGGATCTGCGGCCCGCCCTGGTTGCAGTGGGTGGCGAAGATCTGGTTGCCCGACCGGACCCCCTTGGCTATCTTGTTTTCTTCAATAGAGATGGCTGA